AATGTTCCAAGAACAGCGGTTTCTATCCCGAAAATAGTTTCGGTAACAGGTGGCAAATCACTCAATATGGCGACGGCAACTCCCAAAACGACCTCCACAGATGTTCAACTTGTTCGatgcaacaaaacacaaaccgtCACCTCGACGATAACCTCAAAGGTGTCAGGCATTGTGAAGAGTAAATCGTACAACTCGTCGGCTACGCCGGCTTCATCGGCTACATCGGCTACGTCGGCAACAGTTAGTGCCCCGCggcaaatgtcgtccaaggGCACAACGAATGGTAGCGTGCGaaatggccagccagcaatgACTACCAAACCTGTAGCTGGAGTGTCGACTAAGCGCCCTTTACAACCAGAGCTTGCCAAGACGCGCCAATTTCCACCGTCAGATGTTCAACGCTCAGTGAAGCGACCCAGTGCTAATAGTGCGGACCGAGGTCAGCCCTCGCGCCATGGAGGGGGGACTAGTGGGGTCAAGAAACGTCGGGTCATCGACAGTGACACCGACTACGATAGCGAGATGGATGACTTCATCGATGACGGCGACTGCGAGGAGGATTATTCGTCAGCAATCAAAGAAATATTCGGCTACGACAAGTCGCGTTACCGGAACGACGATTATGAAGCGGATGACCACAACATGGAATCGACATACGCACAGCAGATGCGAGAGGAGTTCATCAGCAAGAAAATCGGTATTATGGAAGATCTCGAGGATATGCGAATGGAAGAAGAGGAGAAACGGCGTAAgatggtgaagaaaaaggCTTCGATTAAGAAGAGATGAGCTGTACGCGCCAGACAATTTTACTCGCGGCAACATACGGAAACGGGATTAGTTTTTGCCAAGTGAAAAGTTTTCTATCAATGTCATACCAATTATCCTTATTTAGACTATTCCATTTCACTTTAAATGTGTTTGAGATTTCACTTGTAATTCGTGAGAGGGTCATTTGCACTATTGGCAcctgttcgctttttttttcaaatattctTTGAAATCCTGTATTTACTTGTTCAATGTAAGAAGAGTAAAGCATCGTTCAAGTTGTAATGAATACAGAACGTATGAACTAATGGAAGTATAACGAATACCGGAGAAACGGCATTTTCGAATCTGACAATGGTATCCAGCACTCTAGGGTGTCGTAAAACTATATACTTAAAAGGGAAGGACatcacaaaaacacaattatTTTCGGTCTTAACTCTTTGTTCGCCTTACTTCTTCTATAACATAGACGCATAGAAAACGCAATTCTTACGCAGCTTactttcatttgtttttttttttatttgtatgGACTAGGTAGCAGAGGTGAGCGTTATTCTAATTACTTTTGTGTAAATGTTCACGATTAACATCTGTTGGGGCATTTCAGCTAGActgtaaaaacaaataatctGTGCTAAAGACAACAATTAGAACTTCGAAGGGAACTAAACAAGATAAAACATTAATGCAAACGATGACTCCGTTTTGGTCGGCTTTCTTCATTGACTTTCACGTTTTTCCcgggcgaaaaacaaaacaaatcaaacaatgcGCGAGAAAAGAAGTAATTTTAAAGCATCTGGTGTGGGTTAGCCACAGATCACAAATTCAGCATGCGGCGCCACCAATTCTTCTCGCTTTCATTATCCACCGTGTCGGCCGACAGTTTCATTAGCGTGGCGCAAATTTCTTCGCTGACCTCGTCGGCTTCTGGCATTTCGGACAGGACCCAAGTGTCGTTGGTGCTCGCCAATGCTTCGTCGCAGATGGGACACGTTTTTTGATGGATATTCCATTGCTCGATGCACGGCATACAGTAGCTGTGCGCGCACGGTAAGGATACCTCGGGTTTGCGCTCCAGACAGATGCAACACTCATTCTGATCGCTGCCGGCAGAAGTTATCCCTGGGATCGCATCAGCTGCCGTGATAGCATCGACGTGGGCCATCAGCACCGAAGCAGTGGTACCTTCCGGAAAAGTAAACGCAGCCGAGGAGGAGGACGCGGATGAGGAAGTCGGGGTTGTCGATCTTGCCTCCCGCCCAGACGGACCCGGTTCATTAGTCTGCCCGTCGTCAGCATCGCCATCGACGTTTTCGATGCTGTTAAAGCTCGGACTCGTACGACTCGATTTAGAGGGGCTCCCCGCGGGGCTGTGTATTCGCTGGCTCTCCACAGTCACTATCGCGTGGAGGTTTGTTTGGAACGTGCGGAATACTCGCAAGAACTGCTGCAATGTCAGCAGCTTGAAACAGTCGACTTTGCATGTTTCCGGTTCAATCTTCACACAGGCGATGCGGACTGTTCGCTTCCACAGAATAGAATTATCCGTGCCCTTCTTTACCGCGAATACGAGCTGCTTGCCGCTTGGATCAAGGCATTTTCGCGAGCTGTAGCGGGATaaggaaatcaaaattaaattgCTCAGTCGCAGCGGCTTAGAGATGAACGTCTAGCGAAAGGAACATTCTTACAGTCGGTTCAGGTCGGTGAGGCATTTCTGAAAGTCCTCGTAAGCAAGGTTGTTTATCTCGGAGAAAATGTGCACCTGCTTCTTTATCTCGAACTGCAGTGAGTCAACCGTGTCGTTGGGGAGAATTTTCTGCGACAAACTCAACGCTTGGCCACCCATTTCTACGAAGTTTCCTGGGGAGTTAATCTTGCAGCTTACCACTTGCTTTGGGCAAACTCAGCAACTAGTGAACCAGAACACACACCGAAAGATTCGATTCGCACAA
This window of the Anopheles cruzii chromosome X, idAnoCruzAS_RS32_06, whole genome shotgun sequence genome carries:
- the LOC128278811 gene encoding RING finger protein 141-like — encoded protein: MGGQALSLSQKILPNDTVDSLQFEIKKQVHIFSEINNLAYEDFQKCLTDLNRLSRKCLDPSGKQLVFAVKKGTDNSILWKRTVRIACVKIEPETCKVDCFKLLTLQQFLRVFRTFQTNLHAIVTVESQRIHSPAGSPSKSSRTSPSFNSIENVDGDADDGQTNEPGPSGREARSTTPTSSSASSSSAAFTFPEGTTASVLMAHVDAITAADAIPGITSAGSDQNECCICLERKPEVSLPCAHSYCMPCIEQWNIHQKTCPICDEALASTNDTWVLSEMPEADEVSEEICATLMKLSADTVDNESEKNWWRRMLNL